One Rubritalea squalenifaciens DSM 18772 genomic region harbors:
- a CDS encoding L,D-transpeptidase family protein, translating into MLNFLHFITVFCTLALCTQTFAQNGSEGVPEERQEVVRLQIFLDQNHFGPGVIDGKMGTYTKMAVEAYNKRNGLAEGDWDAVQKLAVQEVQDIYAVAIVPDLATKMVDPGFANNKNRSSQARRKSMPYRSIAEFMAERYHTTVDFLEIVNGKEKVKQATTRTPLIVPNVAPFRIELVADGRTHKKDPILSQRWAVIDTTKHQIRIYEPLEGAPPYEEQTSDALAENDELGSLDSSPPEQLESQPLVKTQVDGEALKSGAPPRALIIEEDSSAKPKLTPWDEHRALIVAAFPITPGQPQFIRRGQWKMMNAIEFPTWRYDASLLKTGQRSNSALTIPSGPNNPVGVIWMGLSRRGIGIHGTDSPETIGRSRSAGCVRLTNWDAIELPNYIRPGATVFIK; encoded by the coding sequence ATGCTAAATTTCCTACACTTCATCACGGTATTTTGCACGCTGGCTCTCTGTACTCAGACCTTCGCTCAGAACGGCTCTGAAGGAGTTCCGGAAGAGCGCCAGGAAGTAGTCAGGCTACAGATCTTTCTTGATCAAAACCACTTCGGGCCCGGCGTGATCGACGGCAAAATGGGCACCTATACCAAAATGGCGGTCGAAGCCTATAACAAGCGCAACGGCCTTGCCGAAGGAGATTGGGACGCGGTCCAAAAACTGGCTGTGCAGGAAGTTCAAGACATCTACGCCGTTGCAATCGTACCGGATCTTGCCACGAAGATGGTCGATCCCGGCTTTGCCAACAACAAGAATCGCTCAAGCCAAGCCAGACGTAAGAGCATGCCATACCGATCCATCGCCGAGTTCATGGCAGAACGTTATCATACCACGGTGGATTTCTTGGAAATCGTGAATGGCAAAGAAAAAGTCAAGCAGGCGACCACCCGCACCCCGCTCATCGTGCCCAATGTGGCTCCCTTTCGTATTGAATTGGTAGCAGACGGTCGCACCCACAAGAAAGATCCCATACTCAGCCAGCGCTGGGCTGTCATTGACACCACGAAACACCAGATACGCATCTACGAGCCTCTGGAAGGCGCCCCGCCATACGAGGAACAAACCAGCGATGCACTCGCTGAGAATGATGAACTGGGCAGCCTGGACTCAAGTCCTCCAGAACAACTGGAGTCTCAGCCATTAGTAAAGACTCAGGTTGATGGAGAAGCCCTAAAATCTGGCGCTCCGCCCAGAGCCCTCATCATCGAGGAAGATAGCTCAGCCAAGCCTAAACTCACCCCATGGGACGAGCACCGAGCTCTCATCGTGGCCGCCTTCCCCATCACACCTGGCCAGCCTCAGTTCATCCGGAGAGGCCAATGGAAGATGATGAATGCAATCGAGTTTCCTACCTGGCGCTATGATGCCTCACTTCTTAAGACAGGACAGCGCAGCAACAGCGCACTCACCATTCCTTCGGGCCCCAATAACCCGGTGGGCGTCATCTGGATGGGCCTCAGCCGTCGAGGAATTGGCATCCATGGCACTGATTCGCCGGAGACCATCGGCCGATCTCGTAGCGCTGGATGTGTCCGCCTCACCAATTGGGATGCCATTGAGCTACCCAACTACATTCGTCCTGGAGCCACGGTTTTTATCAAATAA
- a CDS encoding DUF7594 domain-containing protein, with amino-acid sequence MQTKKIIPLITLCAGTLNAATVAVTEDGWIDNNDNAVKDGGTGVRLNIATPNTSNIQQYTRVAYFGFDVSSINLATVTSATFRVTGAPDISGSYNGQNVIRFYLVDNNINDLFDETTLTDTNAPGHSLGDRLSEQRTAGVIIGDVAVGDPASNQAFEVNFSASAIADLANDSNSFLTIVAEYRGQNNTGYNPPNITGLGFVSKEGGTGSATLELIPEPSTSVMGSLTALGFLLRRKRK; translated from the coding sequence ATGCAAACTAAGAAAATTATACCCTTGATTACGCTGTGTGCAGGCACGTTAAATGCTGCAACAGTTGCCGTTACTGAAGATGGTTGGATTGATAATAATGATAATGCTGTGAAAGACGGTGGCACTGGTGTTAGGCTAAATATAGCTACGCCAAACACATCAAACATTCAGCAGTATACTCGTGTAGCATATTTCGGCTTTGATGTATCAAGCATCAATCTAGCTACCGTGACATCGGCGACGTTCAGAGTGACTGGTGCTCCTGATATATCGGGGTCGTACAATGGTCAGAATGTCATAAGGTTTTATCTCGTTGATAATAACATAAATGATCTATTTGATGAAACGACGTTGACTGATACCAACGCGCCCGGTCACAGCCTAGGTGATCGCTTGTCAGAGCAGCGTACAGCAGGTGTAATTATCGGTGATGTGGCCGTCGGTGATCCTGCGTCTAACCAAGCTTTTGAAGTAAACTTTTCAGCTTCGGCCATTGCTGATTTGGCAAATGATTCAAATAGCTTTCTAACGATTGTAGCTGAGTACAGAGGTCAGAATAACACCGGATATAATCCTCCGAATATTACAGGATTAGGATTTGTCTCAAAAGAAGGAGGAACTGGTTCTGCAACGCTGGAACTCATACCTGAACCATCAACTTCCGTGATGGGATCATTAACAGCTCTGGGTTTTCTTCTAAGGCGTAAGAGAAAATAG
- a CDS encoding tetratricopeptide repeat-containing sulfotransferase family protein, translating to MNDQKFLEQTVNMARAGEYARAIPRFERLIKSYPDNVPLRLLWAKSLVLNFQFDEAELVLEHILEGTSRDASVMIEVAKCREQVDQYEAALNIWREIAEGGSSYSQKAWVEVSRLSERLNRVEEAQEAIFKAEVSGVSSPQYIYVRSLINERLGNYDEAIEGYLKIAQKAQSLEMRQSALCRLGKIHEAREDVDRAVKVVLEAKSLGCLEAVKMRKTSPVYGPEKFSACVSNPSGGREDHIMMLGFPRSGTTLVSRRLASHCQIQLMDESLVASHVLNKYNAHRGKISAIKSKEASSEYWSCVRRLMRDTCDDVILVDKNPALSLWVPWFTSVFPKAKTLWVDRDPRDIFVSCFFTYFPLNGLTSYFWNADSLVDVIEKAWRHRKYLKDNCDPHLVKFISYEALLENDGKLGADIWKFLGLECPVEDTREKAGKLINSPTYADSIKPIYRTSISRWRKYENHFSKQFERLNRLREEMG from the coding sequence ATGAATGATCAGAAATTTTTAGAACAAACAGTTAACATGGCACGGGCAGGTGAATATGCTCGTGCCATTCCTCGTTTCGAGAGGCTGATTAAATCGTACCCAGACAATGTGCCACTTCGCTTGTTGTGGGCAAAGTCGTTGGTGCTAAATTTTCAATTTGATGAAGCTGAGTTAGTGTTAGAGCATATTCTTGAGGGGACGTCTAGAGATGCTTCTGTGATGATTGAAGTGGCAAAGTGTCGAGAGCAGGTAGATCAGTATGAGGCTGCGCTCAATATCTGGCGAGAAATTGCAGAAGGTGGTAGTTCTTATTCTCAGAAAGCATGGGTTGAAGTTTCTCGGTTGAGTGAGAGGTTGAATAGGGTGGAGGAGGCTCAGGAGGCTATCTTTAAGGCAGAAGTTTCGGGAGTGAGTAGTCCGCAGTATATATATGTGCGCTCACTGATTAATGAGAGATTGGGCAATTATGACGAAGCAATTGAAGGCTATCTTAAAATAGCGCAAAAAGCGCAGAGTCTGGAGATGCGTCAGTCTGCGTTGTGCCGGTTAGGCAAAATACATGAAGCAAGAGAAGATGTGGATAGGGCTGTGAAAGTTGTTCTTGAAGCAAAGTCTCTAGGCTGTCTTGAGGCGGTGAAAATGCGCAAAACGAGTCCAGTCTATGGTCCTGAAAAGTTCAGTGCGTGTGTATCCAACCCGAGTGGGGGCAGAGAGGATCACATTATGATGCTAGGCTTCCCTCGTTCTGGAACTACTTTGGTATCCAGGAGGCTTGCTTCACATTGTCAAATTCAGCTAATGGACGAATCACTGGTGGCAAGTCATGTTTTGAACAAGTATAATGCTCACAGAGGAAAGATAAGCGCCATTAAGTCGAAGGAGGCTTCATCAGAATATTGGAGCTGTGTGAGAAGGCTCATGCGAGATACTTGCGATGACGTTATTCTAGTCGACAAGAACCCTGCTTTATCACTTTGGGTGCCATGGTTTACCTCAGTATTCCCCAAGGCAAAAACACTATGGGTGGATCGTGATCCTCGGGATATTTTCGTAAGTTGCTTTTTTACTTATTTCCCGCTGAATGGTCTGACCAGCTATTTCTGGAATGCAGATTCTCTTGTTGATGTAATTGAGAAGGCCTGGAGGCATCGCAAGTATCTCAAGGACAATTGCGATCCGCATCTCGTTAAATTCATTTCATACGAGGCATTACTGGAAAATGATGGAAAGCTAGGCGCAGATATTTGGAAGTTTTTGGGCCTTGAATGCCCAGTGGAAGACACCAGAGAGAAAGCGGGCAAATTAATCAACTCACCTACATATGCTGATTCCATTAAGCCCATCTATCGCACTAGCATTTCTCGCTGGAGGAAATACGAAAATCATTTCTCCAAGCAGTTCGAACGCTTGAATAGGCTGCGTGAAGAAATGGGCTAG
- a CDS encoding FKBP-type peptidyl-prolyl cis-trans isomerase — MELQEALEIVSYKTALKKGEEALADKVLLPETIQQAILDQAEGNARSISAKDYILATKLVREHRSLLYKKENEDFLADNATKASIQTTPSGLQFHVLTQGQGEKPTPDGQVTVHYRGTLIDGTEFDSSHQRGKESTFSLSKVIKGWCEGVLLMNPGSTFCFYIPHELAYGERGLDPKIPPYSTLIIEVELLSIP; from the coding sequence ATGGAACTGCAGGAGGCACTGGAAATCGTGAGTTACAAGACAGCCCTCAAAAAAGGAGAAGAGGCTTTGGCTGATAAAGTCTTACTTCCTGAAACTATTCAGCAAGCGATCCTCGATCAAGCCGAGGGGAATGCACGCAGTATCAGCGCTAAAGATTACATCCTAGCCACCAAACTGGTCCGCGAACACCGCAGTCTTCTCTATAAAAAAGAGAACGAGGATTTCCTGGCTGACAATGCTACCAAGGCAAGTATTCAAACTACTCCCTCAGGCTTACAGTTTCACGTCCTTACTCAAGGTCAGGGAGAGAAACCCACGCCAGATGGCCAGGTGACTGTCCATTATCGAGGGACGCTTATTGATGGCACCGAATTCGACAGCAGCCATCAGAGAGGCAAAGAATCCACCTTCTCTTTATCCAAAGTGATCAAAGGCTGGTGTGAGGGAGTACTACTCATGAACCCCGGCTCTACCTTCTGTTTCTATATCCCTCATGAGCTGGCCTATGGAGAACGCGGCTTAGACCCTAAGATTCCACCCTACTCGACACTCATCATCGAAGTGGAACTCCTCAGCATCCCATAA
- the hemG gene encoding protoporphyrinogen oxidase codes for MSQTQERKQIAILGAGISGLSAAYHLQKAGHSVLLLETSQRCGGAIQTSTSEGYLIEHGPNSLMISDQRLLDLIQEVGIDSEIVHANPAANKRFIIKGGKLQALPTSPLNAIVNPLFSLKAKLRLLREPFTSKRDPKGGTESFADFVRRRLGPEFLEKAAGPFVSGIYAGDPNRLATRYAFPRLWALEQEHGSLVKGMLKKKKLQKQGKGDPNRLPKPILCSFRNGMQSLPDALKEALEEDTIKYGCEFGSISQNPETKRWSLNWRTSAGATGMGTFDHLIISAPSHKLDELELSDQLQDAISKVTQIHYPPVTSMLLGFKKDQIKHPLDGFGMLNSLSEKSKMLGAIFSSTIFPDRAPQDCVSINVMLGGARTPEHANMSDSAMQASVMDELRRLLGIEGNPVFSNFIRWEKAIPQLNLGYGTILKQIEQTERDYPGLHLTGNYRGGISVGDCILNGMALSEKITFQTP; via the coding sequence ATGTCCCAAACTCAGGAGAGAAAACAAATTGCGATCCTTGGCGCAGGCATCTCAGGCCTGAGTGCTGCCTACCATTTACAGAAAGCGGGCCACTCTGTCCTCCTATTGGAAACATCTCAGCGATGCGGAGGAGCCATTCAAACTTCTACCTCAGAAGGCTACCTGATCGAGCACGGCCCAAACTCCCTAATGATCTCTGACCAGCGTCTCTTGGACCTGATCCAGGAGGTAGGCATTGATTCGGAGATCGTTCACGCCAACCCGGCAGCGAACAAGCGATTCATTATCAAGGGAGGAAAACTCCAAGCCCTGCCCACGTCTCCGCTCAACGCCATCGTCAACCCACTCTTCTCGCTCAAAGCCAAGCTGCGCCTTTTGCGTGAGCCTTTTACCTCCAAGCGTGACCCCAAGGGAGGCACGGAGAGTTTTGCCGACTTCGTTCGCCGTCGGCTCGGACCGGAATTTCTGGAAAAGGCAGCAGGTCCTTTTGTCAGTGGTATTTATGCTGGTGATCCAAACCGACTTGCTACCCGCTATGCTTTCCCTCGCCTCTGGGCCCTGGAGCAAGAACATGGCTCTCTAGTCAAAGGCATGCTCAAAAAGAAAAAGCTGCAGAAACAAGGGAAGGGAGATCCAAATAGGCTACCCAAGCCTATACTCTGCAGCTTCAGAAACGGCATGCAGTCCTTGCCCGACGCCTTAAAAGAGGCTCTGGAAGAAGACACCATCAAATACGGATGCGAGTTCGGCAGTATCTCCCAGAATCCTGAAACAAAAAGATGGAGCTTGAATTGGCGCACCTCAGCGGGAGCCACTGGCATGGGCACCTTCGACCATCTGATCATCTCTGCCCCGTCTCACAAGCTCGATGAATTGGAACTAAGCGACCAGCTCCAGGACGCCATTTCCAAGGTGACTCAGATTCACTATCCACCGGTCACCAGCATGTTGCTCGGCTTCAAGAAGGATCAGATCAAGCACCCTCTGGATGGATTTGGTATGCTCAACTCCCTGAGCGAGAAGTCTAAAATGCTCGGTGCCATCTTCTCCAGCACCATCTTCCCAGACCGAGCACCGCAGGACTGTGTTTCCATCAATGTCATGCTAGGCGGAGCCCGTACTCCGGAACACGCCAACATGAGTGACAGCGCCATGCAGGCCTCCGTCATGGACGAGTTGCGCAGGCTGCTAGGGATCGAGGGGAACCCGGTATTCTCTAACTTCATCCGCTGGGAAAAAGCCATCCCTCAGCTCAACCTAGGCTATGGCACGATCCTCAAGCAGATTGAACAAACAGAAAGAGACTATCCAGGCCTCCATCTGACAGGAAATTACCGGGGAGGCATCTCTGTAGGTGACTGCATTCTCAATGGCATGGCACTAAGTGAAAAAATCACTTTCCAAACTCCATAA
- a CDS encoding helix-turn-helix transcriptional regulator: MVKFNQDAHVYGARSTWFSIVAKPGSERRLLKDAAVCTWFSQHRIMHAGVMDACYPYAVMRVNPAGTFFMACTSGEGEVLVDGVWKTLKKGHACLLPPYVANAFRCIEGKRWTFAWVRYDEVKGEKTVATHQAPVIGKYPVENIERVVRGIQSECLLDGREDLLALWSDLLHRHVLGFAAPKMVDARLVRIWACVGQDISHKWTLDELADLGYLSGEHLRRLCKRDLGRSPLQHLIYMRLMRARKLLLETDDTVEAISEQVGYESGFSFSNTFKKWMGCRPSDLRS, encoded by the coding sequence ATGGTGAAATTTAATCAGGATGCACATGTTTATGGGGCTCGGAGCACTTGGTTCTCTATCGTGGCCAAGCCAGGGAGTGAGCGTCGGCTGTTGAAAGATGCCGCCGTGTGCACTTGGTTTTCCCAGCATAGGATCATGCATGCTGGTGTGATGGATGCCTGCTATCCCTACGCTGTGATGAGAGTGAATCCCGCAGGTACTTTCTTCATGGCTTGTACTAGTGGTGAAGGTGAGGTGCTTGTGGACGGGGTGTGGAAGACTTTGAAAAAAGGTCATGCCTGTTTGCTTCCGCCCTATGTGGCCAACGCTTTTCGATGCATAGAAGGCAAGCGCTGGACATTCGCCTGGGTACGCTACGATGAAGTGAAGGGTGAAAAAACGGTGGCGACACATCAGGCTCCTGTGATCGGAAAGTATCCTGTCGAGAATATCGAACGAGTTGTGCGTGGTATCCAGAGTGAGTGTCTTCTGGACGGTCGGGAAGATTTACTGGCTCTCTGGTCTGACCTTTTACATCGGCATGTACTAGGTTTTGCTGCGCCCAAGATGGTGGATGCTAGACTGGTGCGGATATGGGCATGTGTTGGCCAGGATATATCGCATAAGTGGACTCTGGATGAGTTGGCAGATTTGGGATATTTGAGTGGTGAGCACCTACGTCGCTTGTGTAAGCGTGACCTTGGAAGAAGTCCGCTTCAGCATTTGATTTACATGCGCTTGATGAGAGCCCGTAAGTTGCTTCTTGAGACGGATGATACAGTGGAGGCTATCTCTGAACAGGTAGGCTATGAAAGCGGTTTTAGTTTTTCTAACACCTTCAAAAAATGGATGGGCTGCCGTCCAAGTGACCTCCGCTCCTGA
- a CDS encoding transporter: MKSQLATTALLPLTAVLAIAGEPVMETQQEPTNPFAKAINPISNPTLADLALPRTNIHAMFMHHRLPNEISLAGGDVELGGDLNLLAVQLEYAFNERFSIVATKDGYIDFNPDKTLEDQEGFANLAAGVKYAFIYDTVNQFAMSGTAVVEVPTGNRDVFQGYGDGAVNLIVNGLKLHDNWQFSGSIGTHVPFDSDAESLTGFASAHVSYRLTEKFIPLAEINWFHTFEEGDGTETPISVTDFEGGDLINLGSSNAKVNEDIVTLALGARYIISDSVNIGAAYEIPLTDEEDNLMRDRFTLDIVWEF, from the coding sequence ATGAAGTCACAACTTGCAACTACAGCACTCCTCCCGCTCACCGCAGTTCTCGCCATCGCAGGGGAACCTGTCATGGAAACGCAGCAGGAGCCTACCAATCCATTCGCAAAGGCAATCAATCCGATCTCCAACCCGACACTGGCAGACTTGGCACTCCCCCGCACGAACATCCATGCCATGTTCATGCACCATCGTCTACCTAACGAGATCAGTCTTGCTGGAGGCGATGTCGAACTCGGTGGAGACCTCAACCTTCTGGCCGTCCAGTTGGAGTACGCCTTCAACGAGCGTTTCTCCATCGTCGCAACAAAAGACGGTTATATCGATTTTAATCCTGACAAGACTCTCGAGGACCAAGAAGGCTTTGCCAACCTCGCAGCAGGCGTAAAGTATGCGTTCATCTATGATACTGTGAACCAGTTTGCGATGAGCGGCACCGCCGTGGTAGAGGTACCCACTGGTAACCGGGACGTATTCCAAGGCTATGGAGATGGAGCAGTAAACCTGATCGTCAACGGCCTCAAGTTACATGACAACTGGCAGTTCTCTGGCTCAATCGGGACACACGTCCCTTTCGACAGTGACGCTGAATCACTCACAGGCTTTGCCTCTGCACACGTCAGCTATCGCCTTACTGAAAAATTCATTCCTTTGGCGGAGATCAACTGGTTCCACACCTTTGAGGAAGGGGATGGCACCGAAACCCCGATCTCTGTGACCGACTTTGAAGGTGGAGATCTCATCAACCTCGGCTCAAGCAATGCCAAAGTGAACGAAGACATCGTCACTCTCGCCTTGGGCGCACGCTATATCATCAGCGACTCCGTCAACATCGGCGCAGCCTATGAAATCCCCCTCACCGATGAGGAGGATAACTTGATGAGAGACCGCTTCACTTTAGACATTGTCTGGGAGTTTTAA
- the hemH gene encoding ferrochelatase — MAKGVILLNLGSPDSTDPKDVRTYLDEFLSDPRVLDINPIVRTIILKLFILPTRPKQSAEAYSKVWTGEGSPLIVTSYQQQELVKEKVDLPIYLAMRYGNPSTASIVSEMKKDGIDDLLIIPLYPHYAMSSYESAVVELMEQLDKHGMAKIKTTLVQPFYKDDDYIEALWESIRPHYEGTGAHLMMSYHGIPERQVKKSDPSHAHCLTTNKCCDTPHPAHATCYRHQCFATSYALMAKAGIHHDDVTISFQSRLLKDPWLKPYTDFEIERLAKEGVKKLRVICPAFITDCLETLEEIAMEGKEEFLEHGGEDFELIPCLNTHPAWINWLAKRIETWQNA, encoded by the coding sequence ATGGCTAAAGGCGTCATCTTACTCAATCTAGGCTCCCCGGACAGCACCGACCCCAAGGACGTTCGCACCTATCTTGACGAGTTTCTTTCCGACCCGCGCGTCTTGGATATTAATCCAATCGTACGTACGATCATCCTCAAACTCTTCATTCTGCCTACTCGCCCCAAGCAATCCGCCGAAGCCTACTCCAAAGTCTGGACTGGAGAGGGATCCCCATTGATCGTGACTTCATACCAGCAGCAGGAACTGGTTAAGGAAAAGGTTGATCTCCCGATCTACCTGGCCATGCGCTACGGCAATCCTTCTACCGCCTCCATCGTATCCGAGATGAAGAAAGACGGGATCGATGACCTTCTCATCATCCCCCTCTACCCTCACTATGCCATGTCCTCCTATGAGTCCGCTGTCGTGGAACTCATGGAGCAACTCGACAAGCATGGCATGGCCAAGATCAAGACTACCCTCGTCCAGCCGTTCTACAAGGACGACGACTACATCGAAGCTCTCTGGGAGTCCATCCGCCCGCATTATGAGGGTACAGGTGCTCACCTCATGATGTCCTACCACGGCATTCCTGAGCGCCAGGTGAAAAAGAGTGACCCCTCTCACGCTCACTGCCTTACAACCAACAAGTGCTGTGACACGCCTCACCCGGCGCACGCCACCTGCTACCGCCATCAGTGCTTTGCCACTTCCTACGCCCTCATGGCCAAGGCTGGCATCCACCACGATGATGTCACGATTTCCTTCCAGTCCCGTCTACTCAAAGATCCATGGCTCAAGCCATACACCGACTTTGAGATCGAGCGCCTCGCCAAAGAAGGCGTGAAGAAGCTACGCGTTATCTGCCCAGCCTTCATCACCGACTGCCTAGAAACACTCGAAGAAATTGCCATGGAAGGCAAAGAGGAATTCCTTGAGCACGGAGGCGAAGACTTTGAATTGATCCCTTGCCTCAATACCCACCCGGCATGGATCAACTGGCTCGCCAAACGTATCGAGACCTGGCAAAACGCCTAG
- a CDS encoding DUF6868 family protein has protein sequence MTMIELRELLGWCTLINIGLLVFSTLAVLGLKNSIIKLHAKLFGVDEQAMPLLYMQYVAAFKLLVIVFNLVPYIALRIMS, from the coding sequence ATGACAATGATAGAATTACGCGAACTACTGGGTTGGTGTACTTTAATCAACATAGGCCTGTTGGTGTTTAGCACACTGGCTGTACTTGGGCTGAAAAACTCCATCATCAAACTGCACGCGAAACTCTTCGGAGTGGATGAGCAGGCTATGCCCCTGCTCTACATGCAATATGTTGCTGCGTTCAAGCTACTGGTCATAGTATTCAACCTCGTACCCTATATCGCATTAAGAATAATGTCCTAA
- the hflX gene encoding GTPase HflX, with translation MFEVREKPQMVERALLVRMSFNRREEEEDISLLNELEELVTTLGIGIADLMLAHSRSMHKKYLCGTGKAAEVVEYARAHECDCIVFDNQLAPSQQREWEELAGICVIDREEVILDIFAQRAQTKEARLQVDLARMQYALPRMARMWGHLDREGGGGSGGGGAARGMGEQQIEVDRRLARKRIDRTKRELEAVRSQRATRRKDREKNETPQAAIVGYTNAGKSTLLNILSGADIMAKDMLFATLDTTTRSIELPDGQTLLLTDTVGFVRNLPHRLVEAFKATLEEAVLADFLIHVLDASDPRAIEFYNTTVKVLSELGAEDKPSITVLNKIDKIEDQSVLASLQDRFPNTILLSARVGTGIEELQQKCSEMLGDRVRRRTYRIPQYRGDLVALLHNECKVISTDYEGNDVLTTAIVPAKIAGRLEEFAAE, from the coding sequence ATGTTCGAAGTCCGGGAAAAACCACAAATGGTAGAGCGCGCACTCCTCGTGCGCATGTCATTCAACCGTCGCGAAGAAGAGGAAGATATCAGTCTACTCAACGAGCTTGAGGAGTTGGTCACCACCTTGGGGATTGGCATTGCCGATCTCATGCTCGCCCATTCCCGCTCGATGCATAAGAAATACCTCTGTGGTACCGGCAAAGCTGCTGAAGTTGTGGAGTATGCACGCGCCCACGAATGCGACTGCATTGTGTTTGACAATCAGCTTGCACCCTCACAGCAACGAGAGTGGGAAGAACTCGCTGGAATCTGCGTAATCGACCGAGAGGAAGTCATCTTGGATATTTTTGCTCAGCGAGCTCAGACCAAAGAAGCCCGCCTCCAGGTAGACCTTGCCCGCATGCAGTATGCCTTGCCACGTATGGCCAGGATGTGGGGACACCTCGACCGTGAAGGTGGCGGTGGCTCTGGCGGTGGTGGCGCTGCTCGTGGTATGGGTGAACAGCAGATCGAAGTTGACCGCCGACTAGCCCGCAAGCGTATCGACCGGACAAAGCGTGAACTGGAGGCCGTACGCAGCCAGCGTGCCACTAGACGTAAAGACCGCGAGAAGAACGAAACCCCGCAAGCAGCTATCGTTGGCTACACAAACGCAGGTAAATCCACTCTGCTGAACATTCTCTCAGGGGCCGACATCATGGCGAAAGACATGCTCTTTGCCACTCTGGACACAACAACGCGCTCCATCGAACTTCCTGATGGCCAGACCCTGCTTTTGACAGACACCGTAGGTTTCGTCAGAAATCTCCCCCACCGTTTGGTGGAGGCCTTCAAGGCAACTCTCGAAGAAGCGGTTCTCGCTGATTTCTTGATCCACGTACTGGACGCTTCAGACCCGAGAGCCATAGAGTTTTATAATACCACGGTCAAAGTACTAAGCGAATTGGGTGCCGAGGACAAACCCTCGATCACAGTCCTGAACAAAATCGATAAAATAGAGGACCAGTCCGTTCTAGCCAGTCTGCAAGACCGCTTCCCGAACACCATCCTCCTGTCAGCCAGAGTTGGCACAGGCATTGAAGAACTGCAGCAAAAGTGCTCTGAAATGCTGGGTGATCGCGTACGCCGCCGCACCTACCGCATTCCACAATACCGCGGTGATCTCGTAGCCCTGCTTCATAACGAGTGCAAAGTCATCTCGACTGATTATGAGGGCAATGACGTACTGACCACGGCCATCGTGCCAGCAAAGATTGCCGGTCGTTTGGAAGAATTTGCCGCAGAATAA
- a CDS encoding PEP-CTERM sorting domain-containing protein, whose amino-acid sequence MYTLATRKVYGLTFILLLSSLDGHSAIVAGQTIGVDFGTTAATNNFNSTNATGSFVMSSLIDTDGSTVSGVELSVAGIDFSNADPNIGAPSGAEPVVFNESNLLDFSGGFGSPVNTLTLNFTGLDDGLMYELDLVSAFDGRNLAVTVSAGGDSIIIDTTSVNPTARFAELTSSGGELLMTVQSSDAVVINALALTAASVPEPGSVSLLGLGSLLFLLKRRRN is encoded by the coding sequence ATGTATACTCTAGCTACTCGCAAGGTCTATGGCTTGACCTTCATACTCCTGTTAAGTTCTCTCGATGGTCATTCTGCCATTGTCGCCGGACAAACAATCGGTGTCGATTTCGGCACGACTGCGGCTACCAACAACTTTAATTCTACCAATGCCACGGGCTCATTTGTAATGAGTAGTTTGATTGATACAGATGGTTCCACAGTATCTGGAGTTGAACTCTCGGTGGCCGGCATCGACTTCAGTAACGCAGACCCAAACATCGGCGCGCCCAGTGGTGCTGAGCCTGTAGTCTTTAATGAGAGTAATCTCTTGGATTTTTCTGGCGGTTTTGGGTCACCAGTGAACACGCTTACCCTGAATTTTACAGGACTGGATGATGGATTGATGTACGAATTGGATCTGGTGTCGGCTTTTGATGGGCGCAATCTGGCGGTGACTGTGAGCGCAGGAGGTGATTCCATTATCATTGATACGACATCGGTCAATCCCACTGCCCGCTTTGCTGAGTTGACTTCATCTGGCGGTGAATTGCTGATGACTGTTCAGTCTAGCGATGCGGTCGTCATCAATGCTCTGGCTCTCACGGCAGCCTCTGTGCCAGAGCCAGGTTCAGTATCTTTGCTTGGACTTGGTTCTCTCCTCTTTCTTCTCAAGAGGAGAAGGAACTAA